One Mesorhizobium sp. L-2-11 genomic region harbors:
- a CDS encoding valine--tRNA ligase: MLEKTYDAKIVEPKIAKVWEEADAFRAGAGAEEGAEAFTIVIPPPNVTGSLHMGHALNNTLQDILVRFERMRGKNVLWQPGMDHAGIATQMVVERQLMEKQIHRRDLTREEFIEKVWEWKAESGGAIFNQLKRLGASADWSRERFTMDEGLSRAVLEVFVTLYKEGLIYKDKRLVNWDPKLLTAISDLEVEQQEVNGNLWHFRYPVEGEVFDPENPKTFVTVATTRPETMLGDTAVAVHPDDERFRHLVGKNLVLPIVGRKIPVVADQYSDPEKGSGAVKITPAHDFNDFEVGRRHKLPAINILTVEAAVALTDNDEFLAGLEITPERQAVWDELNGLDRFVARKKIVELMEAGGFLEKVEPHRHAVPHGDRGGVPIEPFLTEQWYANAAELAKPAIASVREGRTRFVPKNWEKTYFDWMENIQPWCISRQLWWGHQIPAWYGPDGRIFVEKTEEEALAAAIEYYLALEGPWKAWVEDKLENFKPGEILIRDEDVLDTWFSSALWPFSTLGWPDQTPELKTYYQTDVLVTGFDIIFFWVARMMMMGLHFMGEEPFHTVYVHALVRDKNGQKMSKSKGNVIDPLDLIDEYGADALRFTLTVMAAQGRDVKLDPARIAGYRNFGTKLWNATRFAEMNDVARNDDFWLNDAKLAVNRWILTELTRAAREITDGITSYRFNEAATAAYRFVWNLFCDWYLELLKPVFMGADEAAKAESRACVAFVLDEIYKLLHPMMPFMTEELWAETSGEGKERPSLLCHAAWPSPDFEDEAAAADINWLIDLVSGIRSVRSEMNVPPAAIAPLMVIGANTATRERLERQASAIKRLARVGDISLVDTAPKGSAQIVLNEATICLPLGSLIDLAAEAARLQKELVKVTEEIARLHKKLSNDKFVANAPEDVVEAEREKLAEYREAQEKLSVALTRVREAG, from the coding sequence ATGCTCGAAAAAACCTACGACGCTAAAATCGTCGAGCCGAAGATCGCCAAAGTCTGGGAGGAAGCCGACGCGTTTCGTGCCGGCGCAGGCGCCGAGGAGGGCGCAGAAGCCTTCACCATCGTCATCCCGCCGCCGAACGTCACCGGCTCGCTGCATATGGGCCATGCGCTCAACAACACGCTGCAGGACATTCTGGTGCGCTTCGAGCGCATGCGCGGCAAGAACGTGCTGTGGCAGCCCGGCATGGACCACGCCGGCATCGCCACCCAGATGGTGGTCGAGCGCCAGCTTATGGAGAAGCAGATCCACCGCCGCGACCTGACGCGCGAAGAATTCATCGAGAAGGTCTGGGAGTGGAAGGCCGAATCCGGCGGAGCGATCTTCAACCAGCTGAAGCGGCTGGGGGCCTCGGCCGACTGGAGCCGAGAGCGTTTCACCATGGACGAGGGTCTGTCCAGGGCGGTGCTTGAAGTGTTTGTCACCCTCTATAAGGAGGGCCTGATCTACAAGGACAAGCGGCTTGTGAACTGGGACCCGAAGCTGTTGACTGCGATTTCCGACCTCGAGGTCGAACAGCAGGAGGTCAACGGCAATCTCTGGCATTTCCGCTATCCCGTCGAGGGCGAGGTCTTCGATCCGGAAAATCCAAAAACCTTCGTCACCGTGGCGACGACGCGGCCCGAGACGATGCTGGGCGATACGGCGGTGGCAGTGCATCCCGACGACGAGCGTTTTCGGCATCTGGTCGGCAAGAACCTCGTCCTGCCGATCGTCGGCCGCAAAATCCCGGTGGTGGCGGACCAGTATTCCGATCCGGAGAAAGGCAGCGGCGCGGTCAAGATCACGCCAGCGCACGACTTCAACGACTTCGAGGTCGGCAGGCGCCACAAGCTGCCGGCCATCAATATCCTCACCGTCGAGGCGGCGGTCGCCCTCACCGACAATGACGAGTTTCTCGCCGGGCTGGAGATAACGCCCGAGCGTCAGGCCGTCTGGGATGAGCTCAACGGCCTCGATCGTTTCGTCGCGCGCAAGAAGATCGTCGAGCTGATGGAGGCGGGCGGCTTCCTCGAAAAGGTCGAGCCGCATCGCCATGCCGTGCCGCATGGCGATCGCGGCGGCGTGCCGATCGAACCGTTCCTGACCGAACAATGGTATGCGAACGCGGCGGAGCTCGCCAAGCCGGCGATTGCCTCTGTGCGCGAGGGCCGCACCAGGTTCGTGCCGAAAAACTGGGAGAAGACCTATTTCGACTGGATGGAGAACATCCAGCCCTGGTGCATTTCGCGCCAGCTTTGGTGGGGACACCAGATCCCGGCCTGGTACGGGCCGGACGGCCGCATCTTCGTCGAGAAGACCGAGGAGGAGGCGCTCGCCGCCGCAATCGAATATTATCTGGCGCTGGAAGGGCCGTGGAAGGCCTGGGTCGAGGACAAACTCGAGAATTTCAAGCCGGGCGAGATCCTGATCCGCGACGAGGACGTGCTCGACACATGGTTCTCGTCGGCGCTGTGGCCGTTCTCGACGCTCGGCTGGCCGGACCAGACGCCGGAGCTGAAGACCTACTACCAGACCGACGTGCTGGTAACCGGCTTCGACATCATCTTTTTCTGGGTCGCTCGCATGATGATGATGGGTCTGCATTTCATGGGCGAGGAGCCGTTCCACACCGTCTATGTCCACGCGCTGGTACGCGACAAGAACGGGCAGAAGATGTCGAAGTCGAAGGGCAACGTCATCGACCCGCTCGATCTCATCGATGAATATGGCGCCGACGCGCTGCGCTTCACGCTGACGGTGATGGCCGCGCAAGGGCGTGACGTGAAGCTCGATCCGGCTCGTATCGCCGGCTACCGCAACTTCGGCACCAAGCTGTGGAACGCGACGCGTTTTGCCGAGATGAACGACGTCGCGAGAAACGACGATTTCTGGCTGAACGACGCCAAGCTGGCGGTCAACCGCTGGATCCTGACGGAACTGACACGCGCGGCGCGCGAAATCACCGATGGCATCACTTCATACCGGTTCAACGAGGCTGCGACTGCTGCCTACCGCTTCGTCTGGAACCTGTTCTGCGACTGGTACCTGGAACTGTTGAAGCCGGTCTTCATGGGCGCGGACGAGGCTGCCAAGGCCGAGAGCCGGGCTTGCGTCGCCTTCGTGCTCGACGAGATCTACAAGCTGCTGCATCCGATGATGCCGTTCATGACCGAAGAGCTGTGGGCTGAGACATCAGGTGAGGGCAAGGAACGGCCGTCGCTGCTTTGCCATGCCGCGTGGCCGTCGCCCGACTTCGAGGACGAGGCAGCGGCCGCCGACATCAATTGGCTGATCGACCTGGTCTCAGGCATCCGTTCGGTGCGTTCGGAAATGAACGTGCCGCCGGCGGCGATCGCGCCGCTGATGGTGATCGGCGCCAATACCGCAACCCGCGAAAGGCTTGAGCGCCAGGCATCGGCCATCAAGCGACTGGCGCGGGTCGGCGACATCTCGCTTGTCGATACGGCGCCCAAGGGCTCCGCCCAGATCGTGCTCAACGAGGCCACCATCTGCCTGCCGCTCGGCAGCCTGATCGACCTTGCCGCGGAGGCGGCGCGGCTGCAAAAGGAGCTGGTCAAGGTGACCGAAGAGATCGCCCGCCTGCACAAGAAGCTGTCCAACGACAAATTCGTCGCCAACGCGCCGGAAGATGTCGTCGAGGCCGAACGCGAAAAACTCGCCGAGTATCGCGAGGCGCAAGAGAAGCTTTCGGTGGCTCTGACACGCGTGCGCGAAGCCGGTTGA
- the ilvD gene encoding dihydroxy-acid dehydratase — protein sequence MNAKVISKAKLPSRYVTVGPARAPHRSYLYAMGLSAAEIAQPLVGVASCWNEAAPCNISLMRQAQVVKKGVAAANGTPREFCTITVTDGIAMGHQGMKSSLVSREVIADSVELTMRGHCYDALVGLAGCDKSLPGMMMAMVRLNVPSIFIYGGSILPGSYKGRQITVQDVFEAVGQHSVGAIGDAELLEIEQAACPSAGSCGAQFTANTMATVAEAIGLALPYSCGAPAPYEMRDRFNFASGEKIMELIAKNIRPRDIVTLEALENAATVVSATGGSTNAALHLPAIAHEAGIKFDLFDVARIFEKTPYIADLKPGGKYVAKDMFEAGGIPLLMKTLLDHGYLHGDCLTVTGRTLAENMEHVAWNVSQDVVRPANRPITQTGGVVGLKGNLAPEGAIVKVAGMSELKFSGPARCFDSEEECFQAVTDRSYSEGEVLVIRYEGPRGGPGMREMLSTTAALYGQGMGGKVALITDGRFSGATRGFCIGHVGPEAAVGGPIGLLRDGDLISIDAVNGTIEVALSDTELATRAKAWKARATDYQSGAIWKYAQTVGPARDGAVTHPGGARETHCYADI from the coding sequence ATGAACGCCAAAGTCATCTCCAAGGCCAAGCTGCCTAGCCGCTATGTGACCGTCGGTCCGGCGCGCGCGCCGCACCGCTCCTATCTTTATGCGATGGGTTTGTCGGCGGCCGAGATCGCGCAGCCGCTGGTCGGCGTCGCGAGCTGCTGGAACGAGGCGGCACCCTGCAACATTTCGCTGATGCGCCAGGCGCAGGTGGTCAAGAAGGGCGTCGCCGCGGCTAACGGCACGCCGCGCGAGTTCTGCACCATCACCGTCACGGACGGCATCGCCATGGGCCACCAGGGCATGAAATCGTCGCTGGTGTCGCGCGAGGTCATCGCCGATTCGGTCGAGCTCACCATGCGCGGCCATTGCTACGATGCGCTGGTCGGCCTTGCCGGTTGCGACAAGTCGCTGCCCGGCATGATGATGGCCATGGTGCGGCTCAACGTGCCGTCGATCTTCATCTATGGCGGCTCGATCCTGCCCGGTTCCTACAAGGGCCGACAGATTACCGTGCAGGATGTGTTCGAGGCCGTCGGCCAGCACTCGGTCGGCGCGATCGGCGACGCCGAACTCCTCGAAATCGAGCAAGCCGCTTGTCCGTCGGCCGGCTCCTGCGGCGCCCAGTTCACCGCCAACACCATGGCCACCGTCGCCGAGGCCATCGGGCTGGCGCTGCCCTATTCCTGCGGGGCGCCGGCGCCTTATGAGATGCGCGACCGCTTCAATTTCGCCTCCGGCGAAAAGATCATGGAGCTGATCGCAAAAAATATCCGCCCGCGCGACATCGTCACTCTGGAGGCGCTGGAGAATGCGGCGACCGTGGTCTCGGCCACCGGCGGCTCGACCAACGCGGCACTGCATTTGCCGGCGATCGCGCATGAGGCCGGGATAAAGTTCGATCTCTTCGACGTCGCCAGGATCTTCGAGAAGACGCCTTATATCGCCGACCTGAAGCCGGGCGGCAAATATGTCGCCAAGGACATGTTCGAAGCCGGCGGCATTCCGCTGTTGATGAAGACGTTGCTCGACCACGGCTATCTGCACGGCGACTGCCTGACCGTGACCGGCCGCACTTTAGCCGAAAATATGGAGCACGTTGCCTGGAATGTTAGCCAGGATGTGGTCCGTCCCGCCAACCGACCAATCACCCAAACGGGTGGCGTCGTGGGCTTGAAGGGAAACCTTGCCCCCGAAGGCGCGATCGTGAAGGTCGCGGGCATGTCGGAGCTTAAATTCTCTGGCCCGGCGCGCTGCTTCGATTCGGAAGAGGAATGTTTCCAGGCGGTTACGGATCGCAGCTACAGCGAAGGCGAGGTCCTCGTGATCCGCTACGAGGGACCGCGCGGCGGTCCGGGCATGCGCGAAATGCTATCGACGACGGCGGCTCTCTATGGCCAGGGCATGGGCGGCAAGGTGGCTCTCATCACCGACGGGCGTTTTTCGGGCGCGACGCGCGGCTTCTGCATCGGCCATGTCGGGCCGGAAGCCGCCGTGGGTGGCCCGATCGGGCTGCTCAGGGATGGCGACTTGATCTCGATCGACGCGGTGAACGGCACCATCGAGGTGGCGCTGTCCGACACCGAACTGGCGACCAGGGCAAAAGCATGGAAGGCGCGCGCGACCGACTATCAGTCGGGCGCGATCTGGAAATATGCACAAACGGTAGGGCCTGCCCGCGACGGGGCGGTCACCCATCCCGGTGGTGCGAGAGAAACACATTGTTATGCGGATATCTGA
- the xth gene encoding exodeoxyribonuclease III, whose translation MKIVTWNINGVRARIGNLTHWLTESAPDIACLQEIKTADEQFPRAEIEALGYNVEIYGQKGFNGVAILSKLRFDEVIRGLPGDDTDEQARFIEGVFSTDKGALRVASLYLPNGNPIDDEKKFSYKLSWMARLERWAEERLALEEALVLAGDYNVIPEPIDAKFPENWLGDALFQPQTRQAFRRLKNLGFTEAVRAVTDSPDIFTFWDYQAGAWQKNNGIRIDHLLLSPEAANRFSSASIEKHVRAWEKPSDHVPVAIELGFAPI comes from the coding sequence ATGAAAATCGTCACCTGGAACATCAACGGCGTTCGGGCCCGCATCGGCAATTTGACCCATTGGCTGACGGAAAGCGCGCCTGATATCGCCTGCCTGCAGGAGATCAAGACGGCCGATGAGCAGTTTCCGCGGGCCGAGATCGAGGCGCTTGGCTACAACGTCGAAATCTATGGCCAAAAGGGTTTTAACGGCGTCGCCATCCTGTCGAAGCTGCGCTTCGACGAGGTTATCAGAGGCTTGCCGGGCGACGATACGGATGAGCAGGCCCGTTTCATCGAGGGCGTGTTCTCGACCGACAAGGGCGCGTTGCGCGTTGCCTCGCTCTATTTGCCGAACGGCAACCCGATCGATGACGAGAAGAAGTTCTCCTACAAGCTTTCCTGGATGGCGCGGCTCGAGCGCTGGGCCGAGGAAAGGCTCGCGCTCGAAGAGGCCCTGGTGTTGGCCGGCGACTACAATGTCATCCCCGAACCGATTGATGCGAAATTCCCGGAGAACTGGCTCGGCGATGCGCTGTTCCAGCCGCAGACCAGGCAGGCGTTCCGCCGGCTGAAGAACCTCGGCTTCACCGAAGCCGTGCGCGCGGTCACCGACTCGCCGGACATTTTTACGTTCTGGGACTATCAGGCCGGCGCCTGGCAGAAGAACAACGGCATCCGCATCGATCACTTGCTGCTCTCGCCCGAGGCCGCCAATCGCTTTTCCTCGGCCTCGATCGAAAAGCACGTGCGCGCCTGGGAAAAACCCTCGGATCACGTGCCGGTGGCCATCGAATTGGGTTTTGCGCCAATCTGA
- a CDS encoding VOC family protein: protein MPTISAVRQVALSAGRDLDATLAFWHDVLGMTVHVRFDPPGIAFIMAGDVRLLFTDGLPAGTVYLDISGLDDFYASAKAAGVPFTAPPMLVHRDTEGLFGPAGESEWMAFLKDPAGNTIGLVERHPPE from the coding sequence ATGCCTACCATTAGCGCGGTCCGTCAGGTCGCGCTTTCAGCCGGACGCGATCTCGATGCAACGCTGGCGTTCTGGCATGACGTGCTCGGCATGACAGTGCACGTGCGCTTCGATCCGCCCGGCATCGCCTTCATCATGGCCGGCGACGTGCGTCTGCTGTTCACCGACGGCCTGCCGGCCGGCACCGTCTATCTCGACATTTCGGGCCTTGACGATTTCTACGCCTCGGCAAAAGCCGCCGGTGTCCCCTTCACCGCGCCGCCGATGCTCGTCCACCGCGATACCGAGGGCCTGTTCGGGCCGGCGGGGGAAAGCGAATGGATGGCCTTCCTAAAGGATCCGGCAGGCAATACGATCGGCCTCGTCGAACGCCATCCGCCTGAATAG
- the erpA gene encoding iron-sulfur cluster insertion protein ErpA produces the protein MGADAKTAMKIEMTDAAARRIAKIVSGETGKTALRVSVEGGGCSGFSYKFDLVDTRNDDDVAIEKDGATVLIDDLSLVYMGGSVIDFVDDLMGQSFQIRNPNAVASCGCGTSFSI, from the coding sequence ATGGGCGCTGACGCCAAGACCGCCATGAAAATCGAGATGACCGACGCCGCCGCCAGGCGGATTGCCAAGATTGTATCTGGCGAAACCGGCAAGACGGCGCTGCGCGTTTCGGTCGAGGGCGGCGGCTGTTCCGGCTTTTCCTACAAGTTCGATCTGGTCGACACCCGCAACGATGACGACGTCGCCATCGAGAAGGACGGCGCCACGGTGCTGATCGATGACCTCTCGCTGGTCTATATGGGTGGCTCGGTGATTGATTTCGTCGACGATCTGATGGGCCAGTCGTTCCAGATCAGGAACCCGAATGCGGTCGCCTCGTGCGGCTGCGGCACCAGCTTCAGTATTTAG
- a CDS encoding tetratricopeptide repeat protein has protein sequence MRISELLRLSVFSALVAIATFGATLGAAGQAMAFDDKVFDDKTGVKPKSSPWAVFQFGFSAYKNGRKEQAAEAYKYAAENGQIGATWKLARMYAEGDGVERDDYAAFKFFSEIVDQDVEPGSPEESYVSDALVALGDYLRTGIPGSPIKENEVAAQEYYMRAAANYRNPNAQFEMGQIFLNGKGGVKASIKQAGRWFQLAAEKGHAGAQATLGHLLFQSGKIVRGLAMMTAALERAAPSDQPWIRGMQEEAFAAAGEADRRTAISLADDILTKGGGDR, from the coding sequence ATGCGGATATCTGAGTTGCTGAGGCTGTCTGTCTTTTCGGCACTGGTCGCGATCGCCACGTTCGGCGCGACCTTGGGCGCCGCGGGCCAGGCCATGGCCTTCGACGACAAGGTGTTCGACGACAAGACCGGCGTAAAGCCGAAGTCGAGCCCGTGGGCAGTGTTCCAGTTCGGCTTCTCCGCATACAAGAACGGCCGCAAGGAGCAGGCTGCGGAAGCTTATAAATACGCGGCCGAAAACGGCCAGATCGGCGCCACCTGGAAGCTTGCGCGCATGTATGCCGAGGGTGACGGCGTCGAGCGCGACGATTACGCGGCGTTCAAGTTCTTCAGCGAGATCGTCGATCAGGACGTCGAGCCCGGTTCGCCGGAAGAGAGCTATGTCTCTGATGCGCTGGTGGCGCTCGGCGACTATCTGAGGACGGGCATCCCCGGCAGCCCGATCAAAGAGAACGAGGTGGCGGCCCAGGAGTACTACATGCGCGCCGCCGCCAACTACCGCAACCCGAATGCCCAGTTCGAGATGGGCCAGATCTTCCTGAATGGCAAGGGCGGCGTCAAGGCGAGCATCAAGCAGGCCGGACGCTGGTTCCAACTCGCTGCGGAAAAAGGCCATGCCGGTGCGCAGGCGACGCTCGGCCACCTGCTCTTCCAGAGCGGCAAGATCGTTCGGGGGCTGGCGATGATGACCGCGGCGCTCGAACGGGCCGCGCCTTCCGACCAGCCATGGATACGCGGCATGCAGGAAGAGGCGTTTGCCGCTGCGGGCGAGGCCGACCGCCGCACCGCGATTTCGCTGGCCGACGACATCCTCACCAAGGGCGGCGGCGACCGATAG
- a CDS encoding PopZ family protein: protein MATASSVQREPSMEEILASIRRIIEDNDSGRRQPDEADDLLQDLTSAAVPAPAVAVPAPAAVGVPPEAGSVPPEVSAFRAELRPGFDARRPATLTEVQAQPSAVEPVIAHVEPPLRSDPAPVKSAVTLAGDRVAAEAAPAATPEPNAPATARVAETTDSIVAGWRRDIAAVGEAKTVAKPDRIPDRADLRQTPDAEPKAEVFEDAAEPASEPAPPRSGLARPATSEAPSARPAILSEHTGRQVAAAFGELSDAFASRSKKTFDEMAEEMLRPMLQDWLDNNLPTLVERLVREEIERVARGAQ from the coding sequence ATGGCGACGGCAAGCAGCGTACAGCGCGAACCTTCCATGGAGGAGATACTGGCTTCCATCAGGAGGATAATCGAGGACAACGATTCCGGCCGCAGGCAGCCGGACGAGGCGGACGACCTGCTGCAGGATTTGACGTCGGCAGCCGTGCCGGCACCGGCGGTAGCTGTGCCGGCACCGGCGGCAGTTGGGGTGCCGCCTGAGGCAGGCAGCGTGCCGCCTGAGGTGAGCGCGTTTCGCGCCGAGTTGCGTCCGGGATTCGACGCCAGGAGGCCGGCCACGCTGACCGAGGTGCAGGCGCAACCGTCGGCCGTCGAGCCTGTCATCGCGCACGTGGAGCCGCCGCTGCGTTCCGATCCGGCTCCGGTCAAATCGGCCGTGACGCTTGCTGGTGACAGGGTCGCGGCCGAAGCGGCCCCGGCCGCCACGCCAGAGCCGAATGCGCCTGCGACGGCAAGGGTTGCGGAGACGACCGACAGTATCGTTGCCGGGTGGCGGCGTGATATCGCCGCAGTCGGCGAAGCAAAGACCGTGGCCAAGCCGGACAGGATCCCAGACAGGGCTGATCTGCGGCAGACGCCGGACGCCGAACCGAAGGCCGAGGTTTTCGAGGACGCGGCCGAACCTGCTTCCGAGCCGGCCCCGCCGCGAAGCGGGTTGGCGCGCCCGGCGACGAGCGAGGCACCGTCCGCTCGTCCGGCGATCCTTTCCGAACATACGGGCCGGCAAGTTGCCGCCGCCTTCGGCGAGCTTTCCGATGCGTTCGCCAGCCGCAGCAAGAAAACCTTCGACGAGATGGCCGAGGAGATGCTGAGGCCGATGCTACAGGACTGGCTGGACAACAATCTGCCGACGCTGGTCGAGCGGCTGGTGCGCGAAGAAATCGAACGCGTGGCGCGCGGCGCGCAGTAA
- a CDS encoding TolC family outer membrane protein — protein sequence MPSLRKSLFAAFLSATALSPLGASAETILGALSKAYQNNSQLNSTRAGVRVTDEGVAIAKSGWRPTITGSANIDYSRGHFDARRNEPNVPGQNGKISITTGNFGVQIDQTLFDGFQTRNNVAAAEAQVRASFESLRNTEENILFNAASAYMDVIRDRQVAVLTEQNLQFLTEQARAARSRFDVGEGTRTDVAQADAERSSAVAELAAARAQALASAATYRQIVGDDPGRLRAASPLAKLLPTNLDTAIAIASVEHPAILATQHLVDAAAFTVKSAEGALLPQLSASAGVSSAYRRSDPLSGQDGTTNTANIGATLTIPIYSGGRTSAIVRQNKESLSQARIEVDVSRDTVRQAVTSAWTQYTAAQQTVVANRQVIAAAQLALSGVIEERNVGQRTTLDVLNAQATLITAKINQASAERDLVVASYAILSAIGRLSVERLALQVVKYKPEEHYNAVKDKWFGLRTPDGR from the coding sequence GTGCCGTCTTTACGCAAGTCACTTTTTGCCGCCTTCCTTTCGGCGACCGCGCTTTCTCCGCTAGGCGCCTCGGCGGAAACCATTCTCGGTGCACTTTCAAAGGCCTATCAGAACAATTCCCAGCTTAATTCGACCCGCGCCGGCGTCCGCGTCACCGATGAGGGCGTTGCCATCGCTAAGTCCGGCTGGCGCCCGACCATCACCGGTTCAGCGAACATCGACTACTCCAGGGGCCATTTCGATGCCCGTAGAAATGAGCCCAACGTGCCCGGGCAGAACGGAAAAATCTCGATAACCACCGGCAACTTTGGCGTCCAGATCGACCAGACCCTGTTCGACGGCTTTCAGACCAGGAACAACGTCGCCGCCGCCGAAGCGCAGGTCCGCGCCTCGTTCGAGAGCCTGCGCAACACCGAAGAGAATATTCTGTTCAATGCGGCAAGCGCCTATATGGACGTGATTCGCGACCGCCAGGTGGCGGTGCTGACGGAGCAGAACCTGCAGTTCCTGACCGAGCAGGCGCGCGCCGCGCGCTCGCGCTTCGACGTCGGCGAAGGCACCCGCACCGACGTGGCTCAGGCCGATGCCGAACGCTCTTCGGCCGTGGCGGAACTGGCCGCCGCCCGCGCGCAGGCGCTGGCGAGCGCTGCGACCTATCGCCAGATCGTCGGCGACGATCCCGGCAGGCTCAGGGCCGCTTCGCCGCTGGCGAAGCTGCTGCCGACGAATCTCGATACGGCGATCGCGATCGCATCGGTTGAGCACCCGGCCATCCTCGCCACCCAGCATCTGGTCGACGCGGCGGCGTTTACGGTGAAATCGGCCGAAGGCGCGCTGCTGCCGCAGCTTTCGGCTTCCGCCGGCGTTTCCAGCGCCTACCGCAGATCCGATCCCCTCAGCGGTCAGGATGGTACAACCAATACGGCCAACATCGGTGCCACGCTGACCATACCGATCTATTCGGGCGGGCGGACGTCGGCGATAGTGCGCCAGAACAAGGAATCGCTCAGCCAGGCCCGGATCGAGGTCGATGTCAGCCGCGACACCGTGCGGCAGGCCGTGACCTCGGCGTGGACGCAATATACCGCCGCCCAGCAAACCGTGGTGGCCAACAGGCAGGTGATCGCCGCCGCGCAGCTTGCCCTGAGCGGCGTCATCGAGGAGCGCAATGTCGGCCAGCGCACCACGCTCGACGTCCTCAATGCGCAGGCCACGCTCATCACCGCCAAGATCAACCAGGCCAGCGCCGAACGCGATTTGGTGGTGGCGAGCTATGCCATCCTGTCGGCTATCGGTCGTCTTTCGGTCGAGCGTCTCGCCCTTCAGGTAGTGAAATACAAGCCTGAAGAGCATTACAATGCGGTCAAGGACAAATGGTTCGGCCTGCGCACGCCAGACGGCCGCTGA
- a CDS encoding OmpP1/FadL family transporter, which yields MNNLRLKALGAGCFSLLTSGVANAGGFDRGGVNIDQLFDAVPYSIDAGVTYVSPQRTLKNVQRLDSPPNPVALSSSSVDVGGDYAVPRIGIKANIFEPVDCLATYTEPFGAEADFGMNNAYSPSAVEYYVRTNDFGLTCSYKVNVGKGALRFIGGISYQEVDAFLSRQTLLAFGNTGLGKFQLSDEAWGWRAGAAYEIPEIALRASLVYSSSYKYDELSGTVDTTGFRGAFPADLIPGATGVFPVSASAEIPQAVELKLQSGIAPGWLAFGSIRWQEWSKLGIIPIQGVRSPVTGAPSPVSFDLLYRDGWTVAGGIAHKFTDQLSAAVSLTWDRGTSTTSGYQSDTWSVASGISYSPNDKIEVRLGGSIGVLTSGSSTFTGVGDTANAVTYTYDDDLLLAGSALVKVKF from the coding sequence ATGAACAATTTGCGTCTGAAAGCGCTGGGGGCGGGGTGCTTTTCGCTATTGACATCGGGCGTTGCCAACGCCGGCGGCTTCGACCGGGGCGGTGTCAACATCGACCAGTTGTTCGATGCCGTGCCATATTCGATCGACGCCGGCGTCACCTATGTTTCGCCACAGCGCACACTGAAGAATGTGCAGCGCCTGGATTCCCCGCCAAACCCGGTTGCGTTGTCGTCTTCGTCCGTGGACGTTGGTGGCGACTATGCGGTGCCGCGCATCGGCATCAAGGCCAACATTTTTGAACCAGTGGATTGCCTTGCGACCTATACGGAACCGTTTGGCGCGGAGGCGGACTTCGGAATGAACAACGCCTATTCGCCATCCGCGGTCGAATACTACGTCAGAACAAATGATTTCGGCCTTACCTGCTCCTACAAGGTGAATGTCGGCAAGGGCGCGCTGCGGTTCATCGGCGGGATCTCCTATCAGGAGGTCGATGCATTTCTGTCGCGCCAGACCTTGCTGGCCTTCGGCAATACCGGCCTCGGCAAGTTCCAGCTTTCCGACGAGGCGTGGGGCTGGCGTGCTGGCGCCGCCTATGAAATTCCCGAAATCGCCTTGCGCGCAAGCCTGGTGTACTCTTCGAGCTACAAATATGACGAACTGTCGGGAACCGTTGATACGACCGGGTTTAGGGGTGCCTTTCCAGCGGATCTGATTCCAGGCGCTACCGGAGTGTTTCCTGTGTCCGCCTCGGCCGAAATACCCCAGGCTGTGGAACTCAAGCTGCAGAGCGGTATAGCGCCCGGCTGGCTGGCGTTTGGTTCGATCCGCTGGCAGGAATGGAGCAAGCTTGGCATCATTCCGATCCAAGGTGTTCGCAGCCCTGTAACCGGTGCTCCCTCGCCAGTTTCCTTCGATCTGCTTTATCGCGACGGCTGGACTGTCGCGGGTGGCATAGCGCATAAGTTCACTGACCAATTGTCGGCCGCGGTTTCGCTGACCTGGGATCGTGGAACCTCGACGACGTCGGGCTATCAGTCGGATACCTGGTCCGTCGCCAGCGGCATCTCCTATTCGCCGAACGACAAGATCGAGGTCAGACTTGGTGGCTCGATCGGTGTCCTGACCAGTGGGTCGTCGACTTTCACCGGCGTTGGCGACACCGCAAATGCCGTCACCTACACATATGACGACGATCTGCTCCTTGCCGGCTCAGCTTTAGTTAAGGTCAAGTTCTAA